From a single Lolium rigidum isolate FL_2022 chromosome 7, APGP_CSIRO_Lrig_0.1, whole genome shotgun sequence genomic region:
- the LOC124671708 gene encoding BTB/POZ and MATH domain-containing protein 1-like, with translation MLGSGFIEFELEYSETKNLSVGDVVRSGVISVAGHVWRIYCYPHGNKKANKGIYLSLYLRLVSKAKNVTAIFEASIRRSRGRGHVKRCTKVYPPNGVRSQSRGWHEFVRRSILEYGNYVKDGRVTFLCGITVLRDSSIAVPASDIQSHLDSSIAVPASDIQNHLGSLLDCSDGADVSFCVNGQTFHAHRAILAAQSPVFKAELFGPMAEGTMARITLHEIEPLVFRTLLRFVYTDSLPADRELGDSCTDMIKHLLAAADRYALDRLKLVCAQKLWETVSIDTVADALSCADVYSCQELRSRCIDFVMEEKNFKKTVLTESFMTLMQNFPSILAELRAKVGA, from the coding sequence ATGCTGGGCTCTGGATTCATCGAGTTCGAACTTGAATATTCCGAAACCAAGAACCTCTCTGTCGGCGACGTCGTCCGCTCCGGTGTGATCTCCGTTGCAGGACACGTCTGGAGGATATACTGCTACCCACATGGCAACAAGAAAGCCAACAAAGGCATATACCTATCCCTCTACCTACGGCTCGTCAGCAAAGCCAAAAATGTCACGGCCATCTTTGAGGCCTCCATTCGACGCAGTCGCGGTCGAGGGCATGTAAAGAGGTGTACCAAGGTTTACCCACCCAATGGCGTCAGATCCCAGAGCAGGGGGTGGCATGAGTTTGTGAGGCGAAGTATTCTGGAGTATGGTAATTATGTGAAGGATGGACGCGTTACATTTTTATGTGGGATCACAGTTCTGCGTGACAGCTCCATTGCTGTGCCTGCCTCAGATATTCAGAGCCATCTTGACAGTTCCATTGCTGTGCCAGCCTCAGATATTCAGAACCATCTTGGCAGCTTGCTGGATTGCTCCGATGGGGCTGATGTGTCATTCTGCGTGAATGGACAGACATTTCATGCGCACAGGGCAATTCTCGCTGCACAGTCACCGGTCTTCAAAGCTGAGCTCTTCGGCCCCATGGCCGAGGGTACAATGGCACGTATCACGCTACACGAAATTGAACCTTTGGTCTTTAGAACCCTTCTCCGGTTCGTGTACACTGACTCCCTGCCTGCAGATAGAGAGCTTGGGGACTCTTGTACTGATATGATAAAGCATCTGCTTGCTGCAGCTGATCGGTACGCATTGGACAGGTTGAAGCTTGTCTGTGCTCAGAAGTTGTGGGAGACTGTCTCCATCGATACGGTTGCCGATGCTTTATCTTGCGCTGATGTGTACAGTTGCCAGGAGTTGAGGAGCAGGTGCATTGACTTTGTTATGGAGGAGAAAAATTTCAAGAAGACCGTGTTGACTGAAAGTTTCATGACCTTGATGCAAAATTTCCCATCTATTCTCGCCGAGCTGAGAGCAAAAGTTGGGGCATAA